The following proteins come from a genomic window of Terribacillus aidingensis:
- a CDS encoding YozQ family protein: MAKSKQETANEVAEKMYDAKDYSYTDLIDKGTALTHEQVTDTYTEGTIDGKIDNVRKDGSLKNGEGREIPREGF, encoded by the coding sequence ATGGCTAAATCAAAGCAAGAAACTGCCAATGAAGTTGCCGAAAAGATGTATGATGCAAAAGATTATAGCTATACAGATCTTATCGATAAGGGCACAGCCCTTACACATGAACAAGTTACAGATACTTACACCGAAGGAACCATAGACGGGAAGATCGATAATGTAAGGAAAGATGGATCTCTTAAAAACGGAGAAGGAAGAGAAATCCCTCGAGAGGGGTTTTAA
- a CDS encoding TetR family transcriptional regulator — translation MPKQTFLSLPEDKQNTLIQSAKKEFSRVPLHEASIANIIKDAGIPRGSFYQYFEDKEDLYYYLLNQVAQENNKKLNSILQEKKGNLFEALVEQFRYMISLRHHEEHNDFLRYAFLNMNHRKENTMANNIYKESLKNERSQTLEMVDTSYLNIEDKQELTHVIRIVGAITFHNLVQVFVHNLTDEEAIFNYEAQISLIKKGLQRKEVD, via the coding sequence ATGCCGAAACAAACCTTTCTTTCTTTACCGGAAGATAAACAGAATACACTGATTCAATCAGCAAAAAAAGAATTCTCCCGTGTCCCTCTGCATGAAGCGTCTATAGCGAACATCATTAAAGATGCCGGGATACCGCGAGGCAGCTTTTATCAGTATTTCGAGGATAAGGAAGACCTGTATTATTATTTGTTGAATCAGGTAGCGCAGGAGAATAATAAAAAGCTGAATTCGATTCTTCAGGAAAAGAAAGGTAATTTATTTGAAGCCTTGGTGGAACAGTTCCGATATATGATTTCTTTACGTCATCATGAAGAGCATAATGACTTTCTTCGGTATGCTTTTCTGAATATGAACCATAGGAAGGAAAATACTATGGCAAATAACATATATAAAGAAAGCTTGAAGAATGAACGTTCTCAAACACTTGAGATGGTAGATACCTCTTATCTGAACATTGAAGATAAGCAGGAATTGACGCATGTCATCAGGATCGTTGGAGCTATTACTTTTCATAATCTTGTGCAGGTATTTGTTCATAATCTTACGGATGAAGAAGCCATTTTCAATTATGAAGCACAAATTAGCTTGATAAAAAAAGGACTGCAAAGAAAAGAGGTCGACTGA
- a CDS encoding ornithine--oxo-acid transaminase, translating into MKATDAQDLMQLTDQYGANNYHPLPIVIAKAEGVWVEDTDGKRYMDMLSAYSAVNQGHRHPKIIEALIKQAQKVTLTSRAFHNDQLGLWYEKVAALTGKDMILPMNTGAEAVETAFKTARRWGYDVKGIADDLAEIIVCSGNFHGRTMTAVSLSSEAEYRRGFGPMIPGIKIIPYGDLDALKSVITPNTAAFILEPIQGEAGIIIPPEGYLKAASELCKQENVLFIADEIQVGLGRTGKRFACDWEDVTPDLFILGKALGGGVFPISCVAGNKDVLGVFNPGSHGSTFGGNPLACAVSIAALDVLEEEDLAARSQRLGTYLREQLQQLTSDKIREIRGRGLFIGIELTEPARPFCEKLKELGVLCKETHETVIRIAPPLIITEDELEWALEQLKQVLR; encoded by the coding sequence ATGAAGGCTACAGATGCACAGGATTTAATGCAATTGACAGACCAATACGGAGCGAATAATTATCACCCGCTTCCAATCGTCATAGCGAAGGCGGAGGGAGTTTGGGTAGAGGATACCGATGGCAAGCGCTACATGGATATGCTTAGTGCCTATTCAGCAGTGAATCAGGGGCATCGGCATCCGAAAATAATTGAAGCGCTAATCAAGCAGGCACAGAAGGTTACGCTCACTTCCCGTGCTTTCCATAATGATCAGCTAGGATTATGGTATGAAAAAGTTGCGGCTTTAACGGGTAAGGACATGATTCTGCCGATGAACACTGGTGCTGAAGCTGTGGAGACAGCTTTCAAGACGGCCAGACGCTGGGGGTACGATGTAAAAGGGATTGCTGATGACCTTGCAGAAATCATTGTGTGCAGCGGAAATTTCCATGGGCGGACAATGACTGCAGTCTCGTTATCCTCAGAAGCGGAATACCGCCGCGGATTCGGTCCGATGATTCCAGGAATTAAGATAATTCCGTACGGTGATCTGGATGCTTTGAAGTCGGTCATCACGCCAAATACTGCTGCCTTCATACTGGAACCGATCCAAGGGGAAGCTGGCATTATTATTCCGCCAGAAGGGTATCTGAAAGCAGCATCGGAATTATGTAAGCAAGAGAATGTCCTATTCATTGCTGACGAGATCCAAGTAGGACTGGGACGTACAGGTAAGCGATTTGCTTGTGACTGGGAAGATGTCACCCCTGATTTGTTTATCCTTGGCAAGGCATTAGGCGGCGGAGTCTTTCCTATCTCCTGTGTGGCAGGTAATAAAGATGTGTTGGGAGTCTTCAACCCTGGCTCACACGGTTCCACATTCGGGGGTAATCCGTTAGCGTGTGCTGTTTCGATTGCTGCGTTGGATGTGCTCGAAGAAGAAGATCTCGCTGCCAGGTCTCAACGTCTCGGAACCTATCTCCGGGAACAGCTGCAGCAGCTGACGTCAGATAAGATCAGGGAAATCAGGGGCAGAGGATTGTTTATCGGTATCGAATTGACGGAGCCGGCAAGGCCATTTTGCGAGAAATTGAAAGAGCTTGGTGTGCTTTGCAAGGAGACACATGAAACAGTCATACGCATTGCGCCGCCTTTGATCATTACCGAGGATGAGCTGGAATGGGCTCTGGAACAACTGAAGCAAGTATTGCGGTAA
- a CDS encoding GNAT family N-acetyltransferase, with product MQDFNTIYKLMESAFPPEEYRSYAEQKALLERDDYHIHVYEKQGEFAAFCAIYILPELAFIEHIAVNEDFRGQGMGSKIMREVIESLDKPIILEVEPPDGGENAARRVRFYEKLGFHLHDFPYEQPPLRQGEEPLPLQLMSYPHAYDAKAFGRVKDAILQNVYGI from the coding sequence ATGCAGGATTTCAATACGATCTATAAATTGATGGAAAGTGCTTTTCCTCCCGAGGAATATCGCAGCTATGCGGAGCAAAAAGCGCTGCTAGAGAGGGACGATTATCACATTCATGTATATGAAAAACAGGGTGAATTTGCGGCATTCTGCGCGATTTATATATTGCCAGAGTTAGCATTTATCGAACACATTGCAGTCAATGAAGATTTTCGAGGCCAAGGGATGGGCAGTAAAATCATGAGGGAAGTCATAGAAAGCTTGGATAAACCAATTATTCTTGAGGTGGAGCCGCCAGATGGGGGAGAGAATGCAGCCCGGCGTGTGCGGTTCTATGAAAAGCTCGGGTTTCACTTGCACGACTTTCCTTATGAGCAACCGCCCTTACGCCAGGGAGAGGAACCACTTCCTTTGCAGCTAATGAGCTATCCACATGCTTACGATGCTAAAGCATTCGGGCGGGTAAAAGATGCGATTCTCCAGAATGTGTATGGAATTTAA
- a CDS encoding DHA2 family efflux MFS transporter permease subunit, translated as MLAILFVGAFVSFLNNSLLNVALPSIMVDLNIEDYSTVQWLATGYMLVSGVLIPASAFLVTRFSNRMLFITSMIIFTLGTALAAFAPNFGLLLTGRMVQAAGSSVMGPLLMNIMLVSFPREKRGTAMGIFGLVMITAPAIGPTLSGYIVEYYDWRLLFEMILPLAVISLLLAVWKLKNVMQQNTEATLDYLSLVLSSIGFGGLLYGFSSASSDGWTDPIVLTTLIVGAIALVIFVMRQLRMEKPLLDLRVYKHPMFALSSVISVVNAVAMFSGMILTPAYVQNVRGISPLDSGLMMLPGAIIMGVMSPITGRLFDKFGPRILAVVGLAITAVSTYMLAHLQLDSSYAYIIFIYTLRMFGMSMVMMPIMTNGLNQLPTVLNPHGTAVNNTAQQVSGSIGTAILVTIMNTVTKNEGESLMAGVDPATLTEATTALMTQKALLAGIHASFYVALAINIVALVLALFVKRVDTSSDAVRKIEKQEISGQVNPEPAK; from the coding sequence ATGCTAGCAATTTTATTTGTAGGAGCATTTGTCTCCTTCTTGAATAACTCCTTACTGAATGTCGCCTTGCCATCAATCATGGTTGACTTAAATATTGAGGATTATTCAACAGTACAATGGCTTGCGACCGGTTATATGCTGGTCAGCGGGGTGCTGATTCCAGCCTCCGCATTTTTAGTTACTCGGTTCTCCAACCGAATGTTGTTCATTACATCAATGATCATCTTTACATTAGGTACGGCTTTGGCGGCTTTCGCACCGAACTTCGGCCTATTGCTGACTGGACGGATGGTCCAAGCAGCAGGTTCTTCTGTAATGGGTCCCTTGCTAATGAACATCATGCTCGTCAGCTTCCCGCGTGAAAAACGCGGTACAGCCATGGGTATCTTCGGTTTAGTTATGATCACAGCACCAGCTATCGGACCTACTTTGTCAGGTTATATCGTAGAGTACTATGACTGGCGTCTATTGTTTGAAATGATTCTTCCTTTGGCAGTAATCAGTTTGTTACTTGCTGTCTGGAAGCTTAAGAATGTGATGCAGCAAAATACAGAAGCTACACTTGATTATCTATCTCTAGTGCTATCTTCCATCGGTTTCGGTGGCTTGCTTTATGGATTCAGTTCCGCAAGCTCTGATGGCTGGACAGATCCAATCGTCCTAACGACATTGATTGTCGGTGCAATTGCTTTAGTCATCTTTGTTATGCGTCAGTTGCGCATGGAGAAACCATTGTTGGATTTGCGTGTTTACAAGCATCCGATGTTTGCACTTTCTTCCGTTATTTCTGTCGTAAATGCTGTAGCAATGTTCTCTGGTATGATTTTGACACCGGCATACGTTCAGAATGTACGCGGAATCTCACCTTTGGATTCCGGATTGATGATGCTTCCAGGTGCCATTATCATGGGTGTGATGTCACCGATTACCGGACGGTTGTTCGACAAATTCGGACCGCGTATTTTGGCAGTTGTTGGATTGGCTATCACGGCTGTTTCTACTTATATGCTTGCTCACTTACAGCTGGATTCCAGCTATGCCTATATCATTTTCATCTACACATTGCGGATGTTCGGTATGTCCATGGTAATGATGCCGATCATGACAAATGGTCTGAATCAGCTTCCAACTGTTCTGAACCCGCATGGTACAGCTGTTAATAACACGGCTCAGCAGGTATCTGGTTCAATCGGTACAGCAATCCTTGTAACGATTATGAACACTGTAACGAAAAATGAAGGCGAAAGCTTAATGGCAGGAGTGGACCCAGCCACTTTAACAGAAGCAACTACTGCACTAATGACGCAGAAAGCACTGTTGGCGGGTATCCATGCTTCCTTCTATGTAGCACTAGCGATTAACATTGTGGCACTTGTGCTTGCACTGTTTGTAAAACGTGTTGACACGAGCAGTGATGCTGTAAGGAAAATCGAAAAACAAGAAATCAGCGGTCAGGTTAATCCTGAGCCTGCAAAATAA
- a CDS encoding aldo/keto reductase, with protein MKLGTSELNTAPIALGCMRMSDLNTQEAVKVIETSTEAGINLFDHADIYGAGASEEVFTSALKESTIKREDIILQSKCGIRKGYFDFSKEHIQSSVDAILNRLQTDYLDILLLHRPDALMEPEEVAEAFQNLKESGKVKYFGVSNHHPHQIELLKQYVKEDLIINQLQFSLLHTPLIDAGLNVNMQNRESVVRDGGLLPYSQLNKMTVQAWSPFQFGMIEGVFVDNPDFPEVNAVLQELADEYTVSKSAIAIAWILRHPASIQAVIGSMNPDRIQSICKAQDVQLTREEWYKLYRAAGNNLP; from the coding sequence ATGAAGCTGGGAACAAGTGAATTGAACACAGCCCCAATTGCTTTAGGGTGTATGCGGATGAGTGATCTGAATACGCAGGAAGCTGTTAAAGTGATAGAGACGAGTACTGAGGCTGGCATCAATCTATTCGATCATGCTGATATTTACGGCGCAGGAGCGTCTGAGGAAGTTTTTACTTCAGCACTTAAAGAAAGCACGATTAAGCGAGAGGATATAATTCTACAGTCGAAATGCGGAATCCGCAAAGGGTATTTCGATTTTTCGAAGGAACATATCCAGTCCAGTGTGGATGCTATCCTCAACAGGCTGCAGACAGATTATCTCGATATCTTATTGCTGCATCGTCCTGATGCACTGATGGAGCCGGAGGAAGTGGCAGAGGCTTTTCAAAATCTGAAGGAAAGCGGAAAGGTGAAATACTTCGGTGTCAGCAACCATCATCCTCATCAAATAGAGCTGCTGAAGCAATATGTGAAAGAAGATTTGATCATCAATCAACTGCAGTTCAGTTTGCTGCATACGCCTCTAATTGACGCCGGTTTGAATGTAAACATGCAAAATAGAGAATCAGTCGTACGGGACGGCGGTTTACTTCCGTATAGTCAGCTTAATAAGATGACGGTACAAGCTTGGTCTCCATTCCAATTTGGGATGATTGAAGGTGTATTCGTCGACAACCCAGACTTCCCGGAAGTTAATGCAGTCTTGCAGGAACTTGCTGATGAGTATACTGTTAGCAAGTCAGCGATTGCGATTGCCTGGATACTGCGCCATCCTGCATCTATCCAAGCGGTCATTGGTTCTATGAACCCGGACCGAATTCAGTCTATCTGTAAGGCGCAGGATGTACAGCTGACTAGGGAAGAGTGGTATAAATTGTATCGAGCAGCAGGTAATAATCTGCCTTGA
- a CDS encoding PH domain-containing protein translates to MQTQVKEPQHKLPKESLRVGLIGDGIFDVVVLLIFAVLFGLDYLFEWPAWIGTVLLILLIVSIPLGIIGYLATVIDHRNWRYDIDEEYVQLKQGAWFQKDQLIPVTKIQSVETKQGPLLRRYNLRAVEIETMAGEYSIPALPDKEAYALRDEIAAYSKAKEEDD, encoded by the coding sequence ATGCAAACGCAAGTAAAAGAACCCCAGCATAAATTGCCGAAAGAATCATTGCGCGTCGGATTAATAGGCGATGGCATCTTTGATGTAGTCGTACTGCTGATTTTTGCTGTCCTATTTGGATTGGATTATCTATTCGAATGGCCGGCTTGGATTGGAACAGTGCTTCTGATATTACTTATCGTCTCTATTCCGTTAGGTATTATCGGTTATTTGGCAACAGTCATCGATCATCGCAACTGGCGCTACGACATAGACGAGGAATATGTTCAGCTGAAACAGGGGGCATGGTTCCAAAAGGATCAGCTAATTCCGGTGACAAAAATCCAATCTGTCGAAACGAAACAAGGGCCTTTGTTAAGGAGATATAATCTTCGGGCAGTAGAGATCGAGACAATGGCTGGCGAATACAGCATCCCGGCATTACCTGATAAAGAAGCCTATGCACTGAGGGATGAAATTGCAGCGTATAGCAAGGCAAAGGAAGAGGATGACTGA
- a CDS encoding YitT family protein has protein sequence MRVRGILFFSGLLLMTLGIALTIEADLGTSPFGAVLVGLAESAGMTVGMWEIILACLFIMVNSLLTRTAPELAGLLTAFATGLFLDGWLFVLSGMHLESIITRTGLFLAAQLLLAAGTALYLHTKFAPIPIDRLMLVLIDKLHTSVAVARTFLYAVCLVSAFLLAGPIGPGTVLTVLLGGILLQYAFIVLQRFGIMPIYESSNS, from the coding sequence ATGAGGGTTAGAGGCATACTCTTTTTTTCAGGTCTTCTCTTGATGACTCTTGGAATTGCCCTGACTATAGAAGCGGATTTGGGCACATCGCCGTTCGGTGCAGTACTCGTTGGACTAGCTGAAAGTGCAGGGATGACAGTAGGAATGTGGGAAATCATCCTTGCGTGTCTTTTTATTATGGTAAATTCCCTGCTTACTCGTACAGCACCTGAATTAGCTGGATTGCTGACTGCATTCGCAACTGGTCTTTTTCTCGATGGATGGTTATTTGTGCTGTCAGGGATGCATCTGGAATCGATCATCACCCGAACGGGTTTGTTCCTTGCTGCACAGCTGCTCCTTGCGGCAGGAACAGCATTGTACCTGCATACAAAGTTCGCGCCTATTCCGATTGATCGGCTTATGCTTGTCTTAATCGATAAACTGCATACAAGTGTAGCCGTTGCCAGGACATTTTTGTATGCGGTTTGCCTCGTATCTGCTTTTTTGCTTGCTGGACCTATTGGACCGGGTACGGTGCTGACTGTTTTATTAGGAGGCATTTTGCTGCAATATGCATTTATTGTTCTTCAGCGCTTCGGTATAATGCCAATCTATGAATCGTCTAACTCTTAA
- a CDS encoding PH domain-containing protein encodes MEKRRYHPANLLFGIGKTIRNWIFPLIITIFFDNSDGWGTYAKYFILGIIVLSIASIVLKWFTDTYIADERAFHLYSGVFSKSSRTVPYEKIQNVTKHTNLLHRLLRLTAIKFETGSKEKAVEFEVLTNEEAFRLEQLTKGTVQEPFPIQNTVISEEVLEEEDTVSEQSVPRTEKKTIHFKPTKKELIRASFTSLSFLLVVPLLISFVLKFDIFFDWSEIRQYLPLLKVWWITTLGVIGIVVISLLVGMWRVVQKYGNYELASDDSHMYIQTGLLSESAFSIRKDRVQGIEITQPILHRLLGLAKVKLISTGSLDISDETETINSLYPYFSLKQAQAMITEVLPEYQVQLSMEKLEQKVLIYRLLQPSIIWLGVTITLYFWRPELLGYEMKWWIVSLVLLILIGMYRYLNFKHTSYLISEKFFQIKTGAFTTTLFVTKRNKMIEIARNQNPLQRWLNLATIESVNRAKPVLHNKIKDIPASEANRFYEWFHQRTRDVRRQ; translated from the coding sequence ATGGAGAAAAGACGTTATCATCCAGCTAACCTGCTCTTTGGTATCGGCAAAACAATAAGGAATTGGATTTTTCCTCTTATTATTACTATTTTTTTCGACAACTCAGATGGTTGGGGAACATATGCAAAATACTTCATTTTAGGAATAATAGTGCTTTCCATAGCCAGTATTGTTCTGAAATGGTTTACAGATACATATATAGCCGATGAGCGAGCATTCCATCTGTACAGCGGCGTATTCTCAAAATCAAGCCGAACTGTTCCATATGAAAAAATCCAAAATGTAACGAAGCATACAAATCTCCTGCATCGCTTGCTTCGATTGACTGCGATTAAATTCGAAACAGGCTCCAAGGAGAAAGCTGTAGAATTCGAGGTCTTAACTAACGAAGAAGCCTTTCGTTTAGAGCAGCTGACAAAAGGAACTGTACAGGAGCCATTTCCTATACAGAACACAGTGATCAGCGAAGAAGTTCTGGAAGAAGAAGATACGGTATCTGAACAGAGTGTTCCTCGTACTGAGAAGAAAACGATCCATTTCAAGCCGACAAAAAAAGAGCTTATCCGAGCGTCATTTACGTCCCTGAGTTTTTTACTCGTTGTACCGCTGTTGATTTCTTTCGTTCTGAAATTCGATATTTTCTTTGATTGGAGCGAAATACGTCAGTATTTACCGCTATTGAAAGTCTGGTGGATTACAACGCTTGGTGTTATTGGAATAGTTGTGATATCCCTGCTTGTCGGGATGTGGCGAGTCGTGCAGAAGTACGGTAACTATGAGCTCGCGTCTGATGATTCCCACATGTATATCCAGACGGGACTTTTAAGTGAGTCAGCCTTTTCCATCCGAAAAGATCGGGTGCAAGGGATTGAGATTACGCAGCCGATATTACATCGATTGTTAGGGTTAGCGAAAGTGAAGCTGATCAGTACAGGTTCACTGGATATTAGTGATGAGACTGAGACGATTAACTCGTTATATCCATATTTTTCGCTAAAGCAGGCACAAGCTATGATTACGGAGGTATTACCGGAGTATCAGGTACAGCTTTCGATGGAGAAGCTTGAGCAAAAAGTACTGATTTACCGCCTGCTCCAGCCAAGTATTATATGGCTCGGAGTGACCATCACCTTGTACTTCTGGCGTCCAGAATTGTTAGGCTATGAAATGAAGTGGTGGATTGTATCTCTTGTTCTGCTAATTTTGATAGGTATGTATCGCTATTTGAATTTTAAACATACAAGCTATTTGATCAGCGAGAAATTCTTCCAGATAAAAACGGGAGCATTCACAACGACACTATTTGTGACAAAAAGAAATAAAATGATCGAGATTGCCAGGAATCAAAATCCTCTCCAGCGCTGGCTCAACTTGGCAACAATCGAATCTGTCAATCGGGCTAAGCCCGTTTTGCATAATAAAATCAAAGATATTCCAGCAAGCGAAGCGAACCGTTTTTATGAATGGTTTCACCAACGGACAAGAGATGTCCGGAGGCAATAG
- a CDS encoding GNAT family N-acetyltransferase, which translates to MASYKIIQDKNDLEKAKAIRLAVFVEEQGVALEGEFDQFDELEKGCQHILVYHEGETVGTGRIRYVDDYAKLERICMLKQYRKYGLGSVIISSLEEIAKQTGKKKYKLHAQVQAKGFYEKLGYKGISDEFDEDGIPHLIMEKQENEG; encoded by the coding sequence ATGGCTTCATATAAAATTATACAGGATAAGAATGATCTGGAAAAAGCAAAGGCGATAAGGCTAGCTGTATTTGTGGAAGAGCAAGGAGTCGCGTTAGAGGGCGAATTCGATCAGTTTGATGAGTTAGAAAAAGGCTGCCAACATATCCTTGTCTATCATGAAGGAGAAACAGTTGGAACAGGCCGTATTCGTTATGTAGATGATTATGCTAAATTGGAACGTATTTGTATGCTGAAGCAGTATCGAAAGTATGGATTGGGCAGTGTCATCATTTCAAGTCTTGAAGAGATAGCGAAGCAGACAGGCAAAAAGAAATACAAACTCCATGCGCAAGTCCAAGCAAAAGGATTCTATGAAAAGCTAGGATATAAAGGCATTTCAGATGAATTCGATGAGGATGGGATTCCTCATCTTATTATGGAGAAACAGGAAAATGAGGGTTAG
- a CDS encoding membrane-spanning protein, with protein sequence MRKTIIALSFLFICFMVVSFVIELKNGDTNSWTKGGGRVIMSALPLGLLFFQRTPFRVPHILGFYVLLVCTFILGAIFHFYDKYKWWDVTLHVVGSMYIAWLALAIYRYKVLRPAGIYISRWIIFLFVCGMATIGSAIWESVEFIGDMTVTSVMQRSGNTDTMTDLIAGLLGGVIFGIYALFRNKPLEGKEI encoded by the coding sequence TTGAGGAAAACGATTATTGCATTAAGCTTTCTATTCATATGCTTCATGGTTGTCTCCTTTGTGATAGAACTTAAAAATGGAGATACAAATTCCTGGACGAAAGGCGGAGGCAGGGTAATTATGAGTGCATTGCCGCTTGGCTTGCTCTTCTTCCAGCGTACGCCATTCCGTGTACCGCATATTCTCGGATTTTATGTTCTGCTTGTCTGTACGTTTATCTTGGGTGCTATCTTCCATTTTTATGATAAGTACAAATGGTGGGATGTAACGCTTCATGTAGTTGGAAGCATGTATATCGCTTGGCTTGCACTGGCCATATATCGTTATAAAGTGCTGCGACCAGCAGGCATCTATATTTCACGGTGGATTATCTTCCTGTTTGTCTGCGGTATGGCAACGATAGGAAGTGCAATATGGGAAAGCGTCGAATTTATTGGAGACATGACGGTGACAAGTGTCATGCAGCGGAGTGGGAACACGGATACAATGACAGATTTGATTGCTGGTTTGCTTGGTGGGGTTATTTTCGGTATTTATGCTTTATTCCGGAATAAGCCGCTGGAGGGGAAAGAGATATGA